The sequence GTTTAATGAAATAGTAAAGAACATTATGTTTTGccctttaaacttttttaaaccTCCATAGAGACAGAAAATATTGTGAATTGTAACTTCCACACAGATTGACTTTAACCATCATAATTTATAGTTTTCTAGAAAGAATATCGTAGCATGACTAGCTTGTCTGCATGTGGTGTGTTAGTAGTAGAGGAGAAATATATGATTATTTTTACAGTGTAGGATGTTAATAAGTCTATAGCAAATTTGCAGTAATGAAAAATATAAGAACAAAAATAACGTCACCTGTATTTCTACCCCAGGAAACTTGAATACTCAAAGGATTCATTCTACTGGGAAAGGAGAAAAGATTCACATGAACTCAGCAAAGTTTACTGGAGGGTGGCagagaaaagacagaaagagCTAAACAATTTGGAATAAAACCAGAACAATTGAATATGCaatgctttaaaaatatatatttacacataGTTCAACAAGAAAAGGGGACATTTTAATATAAActtaaaatttacaaaacaCCACCACCAGGTGTCACCACTGTCATCACACAGAATCTTGATCCCTGAAACACAGAATACAGCCTCAGTACCATACCACCATAGTAACGTCACCATAGAATGTTCACATTCAGACTACACCTCCCAGTAGTGCCATCAGTCCATTTAATTTGCACATTCAGGGTCCAAGCTTGTAGAGCGAGGGCTGGTAaatgttgtgtatttttttcccACAGCAACACAGCAGCCAGTACAAACCTCAAGCCAGGTAGCAGGCTAGCAGGCACATCAGGTCTCCGCTAATCAGTCACTGACAGCATAGACAGAGAAGCATGTAGACACAGGTAGCTGCCAAACAGCTACTAGCCAGATATCACGGGCAAAGGAACAGAGGCATCGCTGCACGATGAGGCTCCGACTAGGAGACTAAAGCGGCTACTAGCTGGAGATCCAAGATGCAAGGAGCAGATCGAAGACCGATTAGCAGAAGGAGCGAAGCGTCATAACGTAGGCAGAGAGGAGGCAACATGTGTAGAAAAGCgcttttacaggtccttctcaaaatattagcatattgtgataaagttcattattttccataatgtcatgatgaaaatttaacattcatatattttagattcattgcacactaactgaaatatttcaggtcttttattgtcttaatacggatgattttggcatacagctcatgaaaacccaaaattcctatctcacaaaattagcatatcattaaaagggtctctaaacgagctatgaacctaatcatctgaatcaacgagttaactctaaacacctgcaaaagattcctgaggcctttaaaactcccagcctggttcatcactcaaaaccccaatcatgggtaagactgccgacctgactgctgtccagaaggccactattgacaccctcaagcaagagggtaagacacagaaagacatttctgaacgaataggctgttcccagagtgctgtatcaaggcacctcagtgggaagtctgtgggaaggaaaaagtgtggcagaaaacgctgcacaacgagaagaggtgaccggaccctgaggaagattgtggagaagggccgattccagaccttgggggacctgcggaagcagtggactgagtctggagtagaaacatccagagccaccgtgcacaagcgtgtgcaggaaatgggctacaggtgccgcattccccaggtcaagccacttttgaaccagaaacagcagcagaagcgcctgacctggggtacagagaagcagcactggactgttgctcagtggtccaaagtacttttttcggatgaaagcaaattctgcatgtcattcggaaatcaaggtgccagagtctggaggaagactggggagaaggaaatgccaaaatgccagaagtccagtgtcaagtacccacagtcagtgatggtctggggtgccgtgtcagctgctggtgttggtccactgtgttttatcaagggcagggtcaatgcagctagctatcaggagattttggagcacttcatgcttccatctgctgaaaagctttatggagatgaagatttcatttttcagcacgacctggcacctggtcacagtgccaaaacctctggtaaatggtttattgaccatggtatcactgtgctcaattggcctgccaactctcctgacctgaaccccatagagaatctgtgggatattgtgaagagaacgttgagagactcaagacccaacactctggatgagctaaaggccgctatcgaagcatcttgggcctccataagacctcagcagtgccacaggctgattgcctccatgccacgccgcattgaagcagtcatttctgtaaaaggattcccgaccaagtattgagtgcataactgtacatgattatttgaaggttgacgttttttgtattaaaaacacttttcttttattggtcggatgaaatatgctaattttgtgagataggaattttgggttttcatgagctgtatgccaaaatcatccgtattaagacaataaaagacctgaaatatttcagttagggtgcaatgaatctaaaatatatgaatgttaaattttcatcatgacattatggaaaataatgaactttatcacaatatgctaatattttgagaaggacctctaTATGAAAAACAGGATTGGCAATCTTAATGTGGCAGTGCACCATTTCAcataattaaacctttaattcACACAGCTGCTGCCCCCAAACTATCATCTCGCCTAGGGCACCAAAATGGCTACAGCCAGTTATGCCCAGGGTACATCAACATGTGACAGGAGGAAGCCCAAACTGGACCCACAACTTCAGATTGCAAGACCACTACTCTTATCTACTAAGCCACAGTCACCCCTGCTGTTCTCTGTgtaaaaaatgtcttgtcctTGCCTCTTTGTTGTATATGTTGATTGGTCAATCAGCTTGTGAAAATTCTGCCCTTTTCCCTAGAGTTAATAATCAGAATAAAACATAGTCCTGCAGTTCATGCTTTAacatataaaatacaaatgtaaaTGATATTTTAGGTGTAATAGCAGATTTAAAAGCCCAAGGCTTTTTTTGATTTCTGTATGCCTACCTATCTTCCTCTCTATTTTGTCAGGTCCATGGCCTCCCTGTACAGTGACCCTCAGTGGAGCACCAACATGGACAAAGCTGTGTCCAAGCTGTCTGGTCCTGTGGTCGAGCTGGAGCAGGTTCTGGCCTGGTTGGCTGAGAAGTCAAAAGAGGAGAACTTCTCTCTCACTGATATCTGGGGAGTACTAACATCTGCTGGCATCATGAAACAGGTTAGACATTCATGTAGCTTAAAGTTTCTTCTCTGAACAAATGATTCCTCAAAGAAAAATCTTGTACTTTAACAGATGGATCCACAGCATCTTTCAGAGGAGGCCAGCAGGAATGCCACTAACCCTTACCCCATCTACTGCGCCTTAGAGAAACACTACTTCTCAAATGGCCCGCTAGAAGGTAAACACTGTCATCTCCAGTAACTAAGGAATTTACAAGCATAAAGTGTAAAATGTTCTCCTTCGTCCCTTAGGAAAGTGGTTTGAGGTGAGCCCTCATGAGGCAGGATTCACAGAATTAAACCTCTTCGTTGAAACTTCTCTGTTGGGGAGCAAGTTTCAGAATGGGGTGCTGGTGGAGAAGAAACCAGAGATGGACATCGTCAGACTACAAGGTGAACTTTGGAAACTTCAGAATTACTGTACAACACATTGAATCTTAACCATCATCATAGTACTTCGCTGTAAAATATATAATTCTAGAGTTATGAAGTGATTGCCCTCGcaattaaaacatgaataaactgGTAAACCACATATATAGGAAAGCTGATTTGACTGAccccactgtcaaacacagaatcaagaaatcacctaAACTCCACATATAAACACAGAATCTGTCTGGCTATTAACACAATTTCACCAAACTCAATAATGGCCTGTTGCAAAAGAACACACATAATGTAACATCCgtgaatgttttttattgctaAAGTCCATTAAAACAGGTGGAGTGCGTTTCACATTCACTTTTTAGCAAACTCATAGTGATGTGACATCTTTCAGGTAAGGGAACTATTACAAAAAACGTCACAGAaacttactttaaaaaaatccaagttatcactttaaacagaacctgtctgacaacatgaagaagGTTAAAGAGAAACACGTACACAACAACACAACAAAGTCAGAAACATCTGTAAGACTGGAAAGGGTTACACACACATTTCTAATGGTATGGGATTCCagaaaaccacagtgagagccaaaATCCACAAATgtggaaaacatggaacagtagtCACCCTTCCAGCTGTGGCTGGCCTCCCAGAATTACTCAAAGAGcacatcaacaactcatccCGGGGGgacacagaagaacccagaacaacatatGAAGCTTTACAGGCCTctcttgcctcagttaaggtcagagttcatgatacAGTCAAGCAAAACAGTTAATCCgtataaacattaaaacaaaataaggaaACAAACAAGTGCAGCAGATACCTAATATAACATAGAACTATCAGATCTATTTAGGTCACACATTCTGCTACAGTGAAACGCCAAGGAGAAAAAATAGGTTTTCAGCATAGATTTAAAAGATTTAACACCCGCAGCAGTCAGGATATGAGAGGGTAAATTATTCCAATGGTTTGAAAGACCATTTATGACTTTAAAAGTAGTCAGTGGAACCTTATAATTAATTCTAAACTGGACAGGGAGCCTGTGGAGATATGTGTTCATGCTTTTTAGAAGTGGTCAGAAAATGAGCTGTTGTGTTCTGGACAAGTTGTAGGCAATGTATAGATGATCCAAATTAAAGGTGATGAAAGCATTAATCACCTTTTTAATCTCTTTGATTGGGACATATGGTTTTACTTTGGCAATTACATGTAACTGGAAATTAACTTGATTTAATAGCTGCAGAgatctgtttgtcttgtttaaaataaaaccctgttCCCTAACAGACTGTACAGAGCCAAGAGGCCAAGACTGGGTCAGTTATGTTTCCCATAAGTGatgattttggttttatttcattaaGATGAGGAAATTTCTTTTTGACAGGTTTGTCCATCATTTAGACAGTTAAAAGTGTTTTAAGTGACTTTTGGGGTTAATGGGCAGATAAACCAGGATGTCATTAACAAAACAATGGAAAGGGATTTTATGCTTCCTAAAAAATAGAACCCAAAGGCAGCAATAGCCTAAAAGGAAGTGGTCTTTTTGATCCCTGAGGCACTCCAATAGTCAGAGGAGCTGTAGCAAAGGAAAATGTTCCCatataaatgtttatatatCTTTCAGGTCCGTGTATGTGTGGATGCTCTCCAGGTACCCTGGCATCCcgtcacagtccaaaaaaatgACTGTTAGGACCCTCATAATTGCTCTTAGGTATAAAtgtgagtgtgcatggttgtttttgcTGTGTGTCTCTTTGTTGCCCTGTGACTGGTGGCCTCTCCAGGGTGCCACACACGGAAAATGTGTTCTTATTATTTAGTCACAAACACAATGATTCTAGCAATGTTTAGTTAAGGTTTAATGACACAAATGTGCTAAAAATTTAAACTAGGATTGTGTCTTTGTTTGGGGTGggtacacatttttaaataaatacatttccacATGCAAATTTCTAAAGCACAAACTGCctgtttaaatgaaatgaatttGTATTCAGAGCTTTCtctgttatttaaaaacataagcATTTATTGAGTTAAAGTTCACTTTATTAATTTCAACCAGTTTATAGTAACAACTCAGACCTAACATAACAGAGAAATATTATATTCAATTTAATCTGTTTGTACAAATTACAAGCCtgaaaagttttttctttttttttttggcttgctAACTTAATTAGCCTGGAAAGTCACAGGTTAGGCCTCAGATGTAAACCCCAAAAAATGACatagttgctttaaatcagatGGTTAGCACAGCAATCTGCTAACCTTACAATAGTGAAGTAACTTGGTAACATTCCCAGTATTCCTTTATTCATATTGAATGATTTCCTCTGATTTTGTGTTTGCACAGCAAGTCTCAGACACCAAAATCATGTCTTATAAAATCAACTTGATCAGAAAGTTCCCTTTAATGTAGCTCGAATAATATTGTGAAGCATGTTTGTACAGTTGGTTCATTTTTATGTTacgtaaaaaatatattttttattattatcgtGGAGTAATCTACCCACGCTTTTCTCTTTTCTAAGTTCAGTTTCCCTTGCTGGCTGTTCTGGCACACCAaaacaccttttaaaaataaattataaatctctaaattattaattattactctGTGATTAAATTATACCTTTGGTAAAATTACTTGTTTAAGATGGAAAATTAAAGCTTTAGGATTTGAACTCAACTTGGGACTTTCATGTCTTACTTTTGACCTGCAAAACAATGACGTGGTCACACCACTAGTGAGAGCTAGGATAGGTTGTCTGTGGTGCCTACAGAGAAGCATGCTGATATAGTCCAAGAACGCTTAAAATAGGCGAGAGGAGGCTCAAAGCATTCTCTGAAAATTTGGTGATTATCTGGGTACATGACAGAGCAAAGTGTTACAAAGCAACAAGAAGAACATCTGGCTCAAAGATCAGAACACTAACAGTTTAGATCTGTGTTTAGGAAACCCCTCAGACCTTATTCTCACTGGGAACTGGTGTTCAGTATTTGTTAGAAGACGAAACCCTGCAGGTCAAAGAGAATTACAGAAGTTAGAATAAAGAAGGACCAACACTtgaaatttttactttttgaataaTTGGATGCATTTTCTAATTAAAGCCGTTGGAATTTATGAAACAGGGTTATCATCACATAGGactgtgtaaaaaaataaattactatAGTTTTCTGCCTACCACATAtctatagaaataaataaagctggCCTCTAGAGTAAGCATGGATTGTACAGTTCATTCATGAATaactgttttttcttctgtgcaGGGGTATTAGGCTGTGCACTGGCTCACGGTGAAGCTATCAGGGATGTGATCCCTCCCTGGCTTAATGGTAACCACAGATGGAAACACAttataaatgaaagttggttTGCTGACCTAATTCATTTTCTTTGTCCATCTGTTTCAGTGCCCATAGATGATGTAGCCGAGatgtaaccctaaccctaaccctaacctgcACATGTACAATGTGCTCAAAAATCTTATAACTCTCACCTCAAGCACCATTAAGGATCCTACAGCTCTGTCTGAACTGGACAAGCTGCAGAAAATACTACATGGTTAGAATTTATACcagtttctttatttctttattttttaatctaccTCTGCAGCCAATGATGATTAGAGAAGAACGTAATGAGTGTTTTGGCTTTTATCCTATCTGAACCTTTCCTTGATTTGTATTAGAATAACATTGCAGCAAATTCTTAGTTTTAATTATTACTGTGCCTATTCCATCCTACCCTTTTAAAGACAAGGTGAATCATAATGAGTCTGTTCTGCTGGAGTTGCTGAGTCCAGAGGAGagaaaaagtttgtttcagcAGTGGAGTCTCGAGCTGGTTGGAGCAGTTGAGACTTATGGCCGAAGTTTGGATGATGGAGCTTTCAAAACATCAAGTCTGTAAAATATAGAGCTGTACCACAAGCAGGATTATTGGCATTCCTGAGAAGGAAACGTCTAATTTCACAGAAATTGTTTCCAATGTGTTTTCGCCAGTTTCTTTCCTGTCAAAGCAAGTCCTCCCTCTTATTTTGAAGTGGGAGTGGGGAACAACCAGCAACTTCCTCTATGAGTTCCAGGGTGAGTACGCAGacccctaaaggtcaatttaaatgttttccacagctTGCATCGAGATATTAAAGGGTTAGTTTGGATATTTTTACCTTTAGTGGATAGAAGCCATATCGCCATGAGCTTGTTGTTTCAGGTTGGTTAAATCTAACACATTTTCCAAAGTATATAATCTATTTTAGTCAACTTTagcattttaaatcaactgaaaatgaaattattCATAGAAGTGTTATTAAACAATTTAGCTATAGACTGTTGCTATGTTGGATGTTTTGTACAACTGAAGTTGCCTTGGTTGAGCCTGCTGGTTGTATAAACTCACTTGATCAGCTGAGTTGGTGGATGAGCTGATGATGAATTTGCTGGGGTCATTTTTAAACAACTAGCGAGACCTGGGAGGTACAGGAACATACCATCTTTCATGCTGCCTCACAACAGACGCAAAAtccaaaatgttacatttttggcAGAGTTGGAGCAGACTGAGTCACAGCTGATCTGGGGAACTGATACAGCCCACATGCTCAAGCAGCATAACTTCACATAGAAAAAAGAGTTTATTCAGCTAAACGAAAAAGCACGAAACATACCAACAAACGTTTTAAATAAACTCCCTTTAAAACCCCTAACATACTATTGTATTCCACTGATGATGACATTTTCAGACTGAGTTGATTTAAATGACTAGTGTCAGCTAAAACAAGTGGTGAATGTCTGACAAGCTGTTAACTTCCACCAATCTTCAGCCACCATGAtgatttatttaccttttaatGAGCTCATTATGATATGATATCTTTCTACAGTAGGTAATGGAACTATTACAGAGAAGAACTTCACAGAACTCAGTTGGTTATCCCTGATGATTCTCATCATCATGGTCTCTGgctatactggtccttctcaaaatattagcatattgtgataaagttcattattttccataatgtcatgatgaaaatttaacattcatatattttagattcattgaacactaactgaaatatttcaggtcttttattgtcttaatacggatgattttggcatacagctcatgaaaacccaaaattcctatctcacaaaattagcatatcattaaaagggtctctaaacgagctatgaacctaatcatctgaatcaacgagttaactctaaacacctgcaaaagattcctggggcctttaaaactcccagcctggttcatcactcaaaacctcaatcatgggtaagactgccgacctgactgctgtccagaaggccactattgacaccctcaagcaagagggtaagacacagaaagacatttctgaacgaataggctgttcccagagtgctgtatcaaggcacctcagtgggaagtctgtgggaaggaaaaagtgtggcagaaaacgctgcacaacgagaagaggtgaccagaccctgaggaagattgtggataagggccgattccagaccttgggggacctgcggaagcagttgaCTGAGTgcggagtagaaacatccagagccaccgtgcacaggcgtgtgcaggaaatgggctacaggtgccgcattccccagacctgggctacagagaagcagcactggactgttgctcagtggtccaaagtacttttttcggatgaaagcaaattctgcatgtcattcagaaatcaaggtgccagagtctggaggaagactggggagaaggaaatgccaaaatgccagaagtccagtgtcaagtacccacagtcagtgatggtccggggtgccgtgtcagctgctggtgttggtccactgtgttttatcaagggcagggtcaatgcagctagctatcaggagattttggagcacttcatgcttccatctgctgaaaagctttatggagatgaagatttcatttttcagcacgacctggcacctgctcacagtgccaaaaccactggtaaatggtttactgaccatggtatcactgtgctcaattggcctgccaactctcctgacatgaaccccatagagaatctgtgggatattgtgaagagaacgttgagagactcaagacccaacactctggatgagctaaaggccgctatcgaagcatactgggcctccataagacctcagcagtgccacaggctgattgcctccatgccacgccgcattgaagcagtcatttctgcaaaaggattcccgaccaagtattgagtgcataactgtacatgattatttgaaggttgacgttttttgtattaaaaacacttttcttttattggtcggatgaaatatgctaattttgtgagataggaattttgggtttttaattttcatcagaactcttgctgcatcattttgaatcagctgaaggctctTAAccgcattttgtggacatcctgatagtagagcattacaatagtccagccttgaagtaacaaatgcatgggctagtttttcagcgtcactcctggataggatatttctaattttggcaatgttccgaaggtgaaagaaggaaatcctagaaacctgtttaatatgggatttaaatgacatgtcctagtcaaaaataacaccaaggttttttactttattatcagaggtcaatttaatgccatccaggttaagtgattgactaagcagtttcttttttaaagactccggtccaaaggcaacaacttctgttttgtctgaatttagaagcagaaaatttaaagtcatccaggtttttatgtcttcaagacatgcttatctaagaattatgatttttgattaaTTATTACTTATCAAgcattataatttaaaatcataatttgaaaaaaaaaaattatttcttaaccaaaaatcattacttattaATCGAAATTAGAGATGACCTCTGGTGTggtaattatggctcaaggccCCTGATAATTAAATTCTCAGTagtaattgataactattactagatgtcactgtttaatcaaccgcttcaccgaaggtgggggaactttaaccttattttaacagacaaatcactcttgctcaaaataaacacaaacgctttatctttatctacgtgaatatttattaaatcaacagccgtgatacacctcgctattctgattcaataatcttcacctaatcaagcatgcaaaaattctacacaataggggtaaaataactaactaaacaaaataaaacaacattaagtgtctatgaaagtcaaaccagcagttatggcaaaaacaagagaaaataaggTACTgagcgaagctttgggagcagcctccaccaggctgcagtcataaaacccccaaggttgtagctcagtgaaacacaaagggtcataaaactcttaGGCAGCAACCAGTGAAAAAACAcgaagagtgaagacaaaggaatgGTGAGTTTTCCACCATGAAGTTCCAGCAGTTCAACtttaagttcatctgagtctacgctcaggtgttcaaacacagtgagacacacacagcttcaaagcatggtggctttcagagtccaacagcaatcagtttcaagacattgcatgcacatacaacttagaacacattggactataagtggcgattctaaatcgccctaaaatcctactctatcctgcccaaaatatttctaatagaaataaaacaaaatgggatTACTTGGTGCCTTCTTCTCTGTAGCAGgggagagggggggggggggagtagTTACGCGTCCCTAAAAATGGTCggtcttcgtcctttggcctcctttggcaaaggggaaaaatatgacggaccgtcagcagtcgactggaacaaaacaagggGGAAAATTTTGTTTCCTTGaaaacctccgtgggttttAGGTCACGTGTTAATGATTCATGTCTTCGCTCGGTAAAGTAAAACTTACAAGTCTTCCTATCCTAGCAAGCTTAATTCGTTGAGTTTCTGGCCAGTGGGGAGtattaatgaaaacccacgtgtgagtttcttctccagaaggatGCGTGCCTCCATTGCGTGGTAACCGGTCTCGGTTTCCAACGTGAAAAGCAAGGCGGAGTGCCTCCGGTGTCCttatatagtccactgtgacatcagagctgcgacgccccttcctatcagctgcaattcctgctgggagttgtggtagcagaccatactggggtatatagtagcaaacaaatggtccaacacttGCATACATGCAAGACAtgcataccccaaaagactttcaGTTGTGCTTGCAGGGAAAGGTGGTTTCACAGAAGGCTATTGATTTAGAGGTGCTGAATGCAAAATTAAGccaaattttttattaattatttcaaaacaatttgaaaattatgtataattttctttctccttCATAGGTATGCTCTActatgtgttggtctttcacaaaaaaatcttgataaagtacattgaagtttgttgttgtaaaatgacaaaatgtggttGGTATGGCTTATTTTCAAATACATACTCAAACAGGTATTTAGCAACTAAGATGTATATGAAAAGTAGTGTCATGTGACCTTTAAAGAGTGACCTCTTTATGAATCTCTTCTAAAGCGATCTCTGACGTTCAAAGGGGATGTAATGAGTTGTAACTAATTGTCCCTCACTGTTTCTATAGATGCAGAGGAGTTAAAATCAAAGATGAAGGAGTTCTCCACCTTCCAAGGTCCCTTCAGCCAAGAGAAGATTGACTTTCTGTTGGACACAGCCAAAACCAACATGAAGCACAACAAGGAGATTCTGCTGAGAGAGATGAATAAAGCTGTTCTTCGTCGAATAAACAAGATGATGGGATGAGTCTGGAGTGTTTAAATTGATGTTAAGGCACATGCTTTACATTAGATTAGAActgtagaagaaaaaaataaatatgtggcATCGCATGTGTTGTTTTGTTATTCAAcaacccttttcttttattattcgaACTCAATATCCTGGTGGAACTTTACAGCAGGAAAATATGAAAGTGAAAAAAGTCTCGATCTTCTATCATTTAGAAGTATTTTTATAATAAGAACATGACCATGttgtaacaaataaaataccTGCCAGTAGTAaagtataatattattattacaatctttattacatttaaaatagtgTAAAATTACTACAGTATTGGCTCCCACACTAGTTTAAAAGGTGGGCATATTTTGAGGAAACTGTATGTTTAGAGATTATCACCAGTAAAACTTTCAAGTATACTCAATAATTTCTTAAACTACAGAGTTCAAAACACTGAGCACTTAAAAAACCTCAAAAAAGGAGGTCATGGTTGCCGACTGTTTGGAAGGGTTTTGCCAGTTCAAGAAAAGTGAAGCAGAACTGTACCTTTGTGGAGTTTTTTAAGGGGTTGTTGTGACagtgaatctgaaaatattatttaatctttaatattaatattttatcaaatagtatttcggtctgttaagggttgtcctgtgaataccagcctagtaaggcggtggtaataggacaaaatcaaaagggtgagccatgctctgacattattgaacagcacaactctgcacacacatggcgTGAATTCACACaacttcttaaaatacaagaatttattaacaaaaataagtcaactcaaagccaaacatatttcaatcaacaaactctttgctctgctaaaacaatccaactaaactaccaagcagaattaaagaatagggaagactaatgggctatgtacaatataaacaagttgattaaagatggttgaa is a genomic window of Girardinichthys multiradiatus isolate DD_20200921_A chromosome X, DD_fGirMul_XY1, whole genome shotgun sequence containing:
- the LOC124863022 gene encoding cytosolic phospholipase A2 gamma-like: MASLYSDPQWSTNMDKAVSKLSGPVVELEQVLAWLAEKSKEENFSLTDIWGVLTSAGIMKQMDPQHLSEEASRNATNPYPIYCALEKHYFSNGPLEGKWFEVSPHEAGFTELNLFVETSLLGSKFQNGVLVEKKPEMDIVRLQGLSII